The Alligator mississippiensis isolate rAllMis1 chromosome 3, rAllMis1, whole genome shotgun sequence DNA window ATGTAGAGGCAGTtggccatgttaatctgaagtcagggaGAACATAGTGCAGGGAGGTACCTGAGAGAATTAACTGATTCAAAGAAGCAAGAGTTTTATAGGCACTTGTTGCACTTAGAGCTCATGTGTCTCTGAACATTATTTTTAAGGTGCCACCCAGTCCTACCTTCTGCCAGGTcttgtgttttgctttctgcAAATTGGCACAATAGATTAAATTAACTAGTTGAGAAACTTGACTGCTACAGGTTTTTTCTTGTATCCTGGCTAGCTTGGTAACTAGAAGGCCTTTTGAATTATTTTCCTCTACTTCAAGAAAACTTTGCAACCTGTGTTGACGCTGTAACCGAAGTGCTGCATTCATTGTTAGTTACTGGTTCATGTCTCCAAGAGGAAAATTTAAGGAGGCTTTGGAAACTCCTAAGTGAGATGGGGCAGAAGAGCCAGTTTTAAAATAATCTCTGAGATATAAACCTTTTTAAAAAGGCATATTGACAAACCATCTGGTGTGACATGACAGGGTTTTTGCTTAATACACCAGCAATGATGGTCTCTTCCTACCTGCTCTTCTCTGCAGAAGATTGAAGAGTTTGGGATAACTTTTAGGCTAGATGCTATGCCACAGCTGAGAGCCCATACCCTTTCCCACTCACTCAGTCTGGGTGTTTAAAATGCTTAATCTAGAGAGTGTGTGTTGACTAGAATGTCTGTCTAGCTGTAACactaaattgttttgttttttttcttgcaactGAAGTCATCCATCAGCCCTGGGTCCCAGGTTTGGACTTGTCTGACTCTCGTTTTTACGCTTGCTCTCCTGAAGTGCTTGGCTTTCTTTCCTAAGACTAGCACAGAGCAACATCTTTCTAATTCTTCTGAATAACATAGTGAAGTCCTTGATACCcttgattttttttgggggggggggtccccttcCCTGCTTTGATTATGGACAATCAAGGGTGTTAGGTGTCTTTACTTTATAAATTTCCTTATACAGTAACTGCAGCAGGTACATGGGGGTTTCAGATGCTTCCTGTTAGTTTTCTccagtatttttaataaaaaacacctgggggggggggggctttgcgtgtttgttttttttaatatggagtAAGAAGGTAAAATTCTGGTGATATTTAGGATTACAGTCATTGATCAGATTACTTCTATTTGGCACTTTTGACAAGGCGATTCAATTAAGATTGTGGCAAGTAGAATGGTCTGTTCCCTCCCCATTAAGACTTACGAGAAAATAGTGTAGAAAATACTCCAAACTCACTAGAGGTACGTTTCTGATTATTTCCAGGAAGCCAGCTATACTTATCTGAAGCATTTCATCTATAATGCAGCTGTTGCTTCTATTTGCTCACTGCAGGAAAATACACTCTGGGGCAGTAaccctattttttttcctctggctgTCATTCTTCACAAaggctaggattttcaaaagtgattggCTTATTTTGGTTGCCCAGTCTGACATCCTTCAAAGGGCAGAAGCATGAgtgtttgatattttaaaaaaaaaaaaaagagagagagagagatcaccctagttgggcacccaaaattgctCATCACACTTGAAAAATCTTGATCAGTGTCTTAGTATTCCCTGTAAGCTCCTTGGAGCAAGGACTGTGCCTTGCACAAAAACACAACAGCCTGTGAATGTGGGAAACCAATACTGGCTATCACTTACTCTTGACCCACCCCTTCAAGTTAGTGCTGATATATAGGTATACCCCATATCCCTCATATGGGGTACATGGACACTTTCTATTGCTACTTTCTTTAGTAAGCTAAATCCTCCTACCATAGCACAACTCTTATGTGCAGAACTTGGTAGTAGTGGATCAGATGTAATCAGTGAAACCATTCTGCCACATCCTGTAGCTTGCTTGCCTTGACTTTGTTCAGTACAGGAATTGCATCAATGCTTGGATATTCGTTTTATCAGCCATGGTTTGTACAAGGCATAGTGAATGTTCTGTTTGGATCCAGGAATTTGGCACGTGATTCTATTGTACAGTAGAATTATCTGTTAGAATATATGATGATTTAAGGTCAATATATAAATGGAATCCTATTATATCTAACAAGCTAAATCTAAAACCAAAACACCCCAATATGCTAGCTCTTCCATTCTTAAAATAGGTAAAAACCTTATGGTCTTTACTTTTAGAAAGCAATTGCCTTTGTTTCACAGAAAAGAGGAGCAAAAATTTGGCTGATGGGTGTGTTTGACCACTAACCAAGCCCCGGAAGGAAGCTGATGGGCGTGTTTAACCACAGAAAGAGATCACAGGAGGGGTAGTTTGCCAAGTAAACAGTAATCACGGCATAAATAGAGCAGGCacattttaaaagaggaaaaaaaaagtgtacactTCAGCAATCTGTATGCCACTGCTGTGAAGCAGGGTTGAGTAACTGAgcacagatttttaaaagcaatttgaGAAGGAGGATTATTAATAAGGCTGACAATGCACGTTATATCAAAAATAAGTATGTTGGTTTTGCAGGGGAGCAGAGTGATCAGTGATCTCTTAAGTGGCAGTTTTTGCTGTAATTATTACTCGTGTATATATAAGAGTTAAGAGGAGCAGAGTGGCTGACACCCAAGCCATAAATGGGACTGCACTCTATACCACAAGGGTTCTTAAATAGTATGTATGACCTTGGTATGACTTACAAGTTAACCTTTTGTGTATGCATGTTTCCAGTTCTGTACAGTATACATGCAGATTGCAAAATGGTGGTTTTAAAGCACTTCTAGGAACAGGCAAAGAAGCTAGTtgagaaaatggaaataaaataaatgagaCCAGCCTCATGTCCTGGCAAGGTACTATATGCCAGTGTGTTTGTGCACTGATATTTGCTACTTGGCAAAACAAGTCCTTCAGAAGGTTGGGGAAATCCTAGGTGCTGGTGAAGTAACCAACCTCTGGTTTCAGGAATGCAGTGCTTGTGGTGTTCATGTCTTGCAAGAAATGATTTAACTCTTTACTTGCATGCCAAGAAAACTTGTTCAAAATTGCTTTGGAGTAGAATAAATTTATTGTAAATAGTCTGCACCTTACTTAGCAGCACAATAGCGTTGTTTTCAGCTGACAGGAGAAATCTAGCAATTCAAGATGCATCGAGTTGAATTAAAACTGGGTGCATTGCAGGAAGTCTCCATAGACTAGTTTGGAAGTTAAATGTGGAGCTACGGCAAAGCAGTTTTGAACTTCAGCAAGATGTATTTGGATTTTGCAGAATTACTGTCGTCTTTTACAGATGGTTTCATCAAGGTCCTAACCCCTACACTGGAGCGCAGGACTGGCTGTATTCTGGCAACTACTGGGACAGAAACTACTTTAATTTACCTGATATTTACTAAAATGCAGTAAGGAACCCATGGATAATGCAAATAAGTCTTAATCTGTTTTTAATGTTCTCTTTATTGTTTCTACTCATCTCCTGGAAAAACTGACAACTTATTAAACCAAATATTAAGCATCTCCAGCAGTGAAATATGGTGGTACAGGACCTGAAAGCCCTCAGAAACCATGCTTGCTTTGGGTTTTGGAATACTTGAGGGTGGTTcttgaatgggggaaaaaaaaaaatgattcaatTGTTGTTCATAGTTTAGTGCTACCATATTTGCTGAATACACCTATATTAGGTCTTGGTGTATAGGAAATAGAACATCATCAGATGTTCTGTGAATCCTTTCTTTTAACAACTACGTTGGCACAATTGAAACCTTTTGAGATGACATGGACAGACATGACATTATTGTGACATGAATGTTTAGGAGCACATGTATGAATTGCAGTATGCTGTGCTTAAAGGTAGAGAAGagcacatcattttttttttttttctttttgtaaagacCTCCTTAATTTTCATACAGTGGATTTCTTTACTAAGGTAACTCCCTAGAATTCTGAATTCTGGTCAGTGATTCTAGAAAAATTACTGTCCCCAGAATGTTGATGAAGTCAGTTCAGCTGGTAACATTACTCCAAGGTATTTATTCCATGTTTAGTGCAGTGCGTTTTGGATTTGTCCTCTTGTTTTTGTTACACACTTCATTTTGCTGAAGGAATTAAGAGCCATTTCAATATTTGCAAGTTTTGATTTTTGAACTGCACACTAGtaacaggtttttaaaaaatctgtttaatgCACTAAATTGTGGGGTGCTTGGCACCACTGCAGAATGgcaaaaaccttttaaaaacaaagaatcaGGACCCAGTAGAACATTACTACTGGAGGAAACATGCACCTGTGTGTACTGTACAAACAGCTCCTTCGGGGGAGGTCTTGTGCATTTCGGTCAGTAAGGCACCTGCGTGGAGACTACTGTACACAGCAGCTTTACCCCTTTACTTGGGGTGCATTATGTTGAGGAAATACATTTATATAGAACCAGGGTACAGAGCTTCCAGAGGGCTAGCTGCTCTTTGTATAATATTTTAACTGCTGTCTGGAGGTTAGTGTTAATATGAATAATTTAACTGCTactgaataaaggctttaaagtgttctgagacttttttttcctgaaaggtgggtgggtgggattcAAATGGGTCACGTAATGCATACTAGCTTCAAAGCAGAGCCCTTTTCCTTCTGTGAAATTACCCCATGTGATTGTTAGTCTAAAGGATCTGAACATAGTACTGTtagtggtttttcattttaaaaatttctATATCAAACTGTACTCTGTACCTCCTCCTAACCATCTGGCCCCAAATCACACCCAACAAGGAATCTGTCCTACAGTCCAGGTCATGTTCTCAGGGACATGGCTTCTCTGTGACTTTCAGTAGGTTTACTGGTATAGCAAGTGTTGGGAGCCAGATTTGGTTACCTCATGTGCTAGCTCAGCAGTAGTAACCTTTGTCATAATGCAAGCTGCTAGCACCCATAGAAAGCTTGTCTTACAGTTCCTTAAAACCATCCATTCCAAGGAGTTCATCTAATGTAATATTTCTCAGCTTCTCTGAGTTGTTTTAACATTTACTCAGTGACAATTTAATGATCTAATATTTATTCCTTGGAGCTGTTTGATTGGCATGGCTGAAACATGGTGCTGTCAAATGTCTGTGGCATTGACGTTTCCTAACTGCTCTGTTGGAGTAATAGTGGCTGGGGTCTAAATGATCTTATGAGGCCATTTTAAATTTCAGGGTGGAGACTCTCCCCAGTGCTACCCTTCATATCTACAAAGCTTAAGAGTGGGGAAGAAAATCATTGCCCCTTTCTAAAGTCAAGTCCTACCAAAATGGGTGCACTGTCTTCCAGGTAATTGGCACGCAAGGTGCTATTTCACCAACACCTCTAAACATAAACAGACTATTGCATGTAGCACTTGGTTCCTTTCCTCTGCTTCTGGAATTCAAATAAAATGGAAGCTAGTTTTCAATTCCTGGTGTGTATATTGGACACAGACCCTTTTTAGAGTAGAAGTGTAATAATTGTTTTGAAGCAGATTTTGTTTTAAGTTGTACCAGGCTAATTTTTCCTCTTACCTTGCCTAAGAAATAACACCTTCATCTAGTCATCCATGTATCTTGGACCAAGAATAATAAGAGATGATTTACTCTTACACTGCATTCCTAAGTTACATGCTATGGAGAATGGGTATTATACCAACtcggtttcttttttcttcaaatgGGAACAATGGAAATTTGACTGACTTCTCAGGAACAACCTATATGATGCAGTGTGCTACCTAATAGCCATgacatgcattaaaaaaaaaaccctgagtgCTGGTATTTAATTTTATAGGGTCCTTGTATTTAAGTTAATCAGTTTTATTCTTTAAGATGCATATTCCTTTCCACAGTGATATCCAAAGGGCATCTCTTACCTGTTTTGAGAAAGAAAAGAGTTTACTTAAGGGTGCACTGAACATAATATTGTTTCCTCTAAAGCAACAAAGTTGCTTATATGCTGCTAGAGCATCTAGTTAATGATAAGATGGTAAATTGTGAACACTGGCCAtatcaaagtttaaaaccaatgaTTAGAAGAAGGCCCCTCCAGGTTATTAAAATGTATCCTTTAATAGATGATTTGTTTGCTAGTGTGTTGAAAAAATTCATCTTAAACTAGATTAGTATAGGCTTCAAGCATAGTTTACTGGGCAAACAGGCCAGCAAACTCTTATTCCAGAAAAGCATTCAGATCTAGCTATGCTATAGCAATGTGAATAGCCTCCATCACTACAACGGCACAGGCTTAACTACTGCTGCTATCTTGGTTGGAAATTTAATTAAGTCATGGCTGTGAGACCTGTTGTTAAGTACACAGGAAAAAGAGTCAAACTGAGGTGTGAACATCATTCAGCAGAACTAGTGGAGGAAAAATATTGTTCAACtcctcctgggactgcaggagTCACTACAGGGAAGATGCTTCAAGGAATAAACAAGAACTCAATTGTTCTAGTCAGGAAGACTTAAGTAGATAAACCTACTTTTAAAACATGCCAAGTCCATAAGCACATGGTGTCTTTTAAAGGCTGTGGGCCAAACTCATACAGTGggattaaattgaaataaatcTGGTAATGATATGatgctgctaaaggtaagttcTCATCTTCTTCCTTCCCAAATTTAACTTTAGACATAAGTACTAGAAGCTGCACTATAATAACCTATCTAAATAAATTTAGCATATTTATGTatgctttcctttctcctgcAACTTCTTCCCTGCTTACAAAGCAttaggggaggtggggaagatgGGATAGGACATTACTGCAGCCCTTTACAGCTTCTGAAGAAGCTAAGGAGTACTAAGCACATAGTTAGCCAAGACTGTTTTTCCTTGTATAAGAATCCCTCCCTTGCCTACAACTTTTCTGGCTGTGTAGTTGATACCTTCCAAATGAAAGTTATGAAATACCAGCTGCACACAATACACAAAGGTCATCTTTCCCTCCACTAGGAAAGCCATTCTTTTACATAGCTGCATTATTATTTTCTTACTAAACATAGGTTTTATATTTACAAGATAGCTGAACACATCTGAATATTCAGAGTACTTTTACAGgttgatacaaaaaaaaaatggctatttcaaagggtggggagaagaaaaGTCTACCTGCAACTGAGGTCTTCCTTTCTACTCTTGAAAGTTATGAGAAGTAAGACTTCTCCAGGCCCAATGTATCACATTCTCTTCCCCAGTATCCTGTTTGACCTTATTTATACTAGAAGCCAGTTTAATGCAAGTTGAGCTACTGCTTTTACATGCCCACTTGTGACAGCTTGCTCTGAGCTTAGACCAGCCTGAATTTCTGAAATGTTAAGTGCCTGGTGCATTTAGCAGAGTCTAAATGGCATAAGCAAGTGAACTTAGCACCCAGTTTAAAACCAGGCCTACCTTCTCATGAGTCTGCTCGGCGAACCGAGGCAGAAGTAAATGTAATCTCTCCTGCAATGCCATAGCTTCCTGCAAAAGGATTTGCTTGCTTATCGCCTGAGCCCCTCTTAGCAGACATTACATCATCCAGGGGTATGGCAACTGAAAGAAAAACGGGGGTTGGTGGTCTGGCAGGTTGCTGTGCAGAATTAGGATTGGGGTTTGGCGTGACTGTTTTCAGATCAGCTGCTCTGGCCACAGGTATAGGTACTGTGGTGAATCTCCTCACAACACTAGCATCTTGCTGTGCAAGGACAGCATGGCCAGGAATAGATTTCCAGTCCTGTGCATTCTGTACAGTAGAGCCCACCAAAATGAAAGGTGGTGCATTTCCCTGCTTGCTTTCTTCAGTCATCACATAAGTTGGAGAGGATACTTGTTGACCTTGTGTCATCTGTTGCTGTAGGACCTGTTGTTGCTCCTTCCCACTAGATATATAGAGGGTTGCTTGGGGATAAGGAGCACCAGTTCCCACAGGAGGAAGGGGTGGTGGTGACTTTCGACCTtgttgactcaaatcagttagaCAATAGAGAGTCCACACATTAGAATATGGTGGTGGTTGTCCTGCTTCGCTTGTTGCCATtgctataaaataaaaatttaagaAATTGCTGGTATCAGGAGCTATGAATGGCAAACATATAAACATGTTGTATGCTTGGACTTGCAATACTTACAAATGCCATAAGAAAGCATGTCCGAGAAGGTGGTTTGGTGGCAAATGGAGCTGAAATGAAGTGTTGCATTGTGGAAACATGATGCTGCATTTGTGGGCCAGGAGGTGATCCAAGTCCTTTGCTTCACCAGCTACTAATGGTCTAGAAATTTCCCTGGTGACTGGCAGCTTTGCCAAGCCAAGGGCAAagttgagttttgctttgaacacaAAACTTTCCAAAGAGAAAGATGCTGCTACATCCACACTGATATGCAGCAGCATCTTAAAGAAGCTTCAAAGCAGAATTTGAGCCAGAAAGTTTCCAAGTAACTGAAAGTGGGGACTTGGACTGAACCAGCTCCTTCACACCAGAACTACAGCACCATGCCACAGGATACAATGTTTTTCTTGATTTCAACCACATGGGCTCTTTTGTCTTAATGAAAACACTCTTCTGTACCATGCTTTGATAGGGTTTATCACCTCTACTCTCCTTGAGGCTTGGGAAGAGCTGAGAAATGTATCTGCAGTAGTAAGAGGAATCAGGCAGACGGGTGACACTGGAGGGCTTCTCCAGCTGGGATTGGGATAGGTGAGCTGGGCACTTGTCCCAGAGGGAGGACTCAGGGGTTGTGCAGCTAGGAAAAGAATCTGGTTAAGGCGTTTGTCAGTAGGAATTTATACAAACCGCACCTCACCAAAAAGTGGCAGACCTCTTGCCATCTGCAGCAACCCTGCCAACCTCAGTGGACTGGTGCTAGTGCACCCACCCCCATCTCATCTGCAGAAGTTCTCTTGACCCAGAGGACAGCGCAGGCAACCACCACCGTTTcttgttttaaatgcaaaacacCTATGTTAATGCAATTGCTGGGACCTCAAATCTTGCAAAGTGAGGACATCTGAAACTATGGACACCAGTAACCCTTATGCAGTCACAGGGCATGTGTATTACATCTTAGATTCTCTTACATCTGCTTCAAAATGTGTGGCTTGTCTTGAACAAAACTCATCCCGGTTGAAAGGAAGTGGCCACCACCTGCTGCTTGGCATTTGCACGCCCCACAGTGGTGCCTGAAGTGCAACCTATCCTTCAAGGCCACAGCAAATCAAGTGGGAACCTGCAAACCCACCTCTGCATCAGGGCATATTAATGCAGGAGCAGCAATCCGTCTTGCTCATAACCCATCACACGTCTTGGAACAAATTGCAGAGAAAGATCTAATACATGTGCACTAAGGCTGATGACTGCTGTTGTGGCCCATAGTTCTCTACATGCCCCAAAGCCAGAAAGTTTGGTTTCTACCATGCATAGCACTGACATAGGTGCTTTCACATTTAACAGCTACCTCACAAGTTACAGTTGTTAGAACCTGGAACAGGAAGTTGACATAAACATCTGACTTTCTTACCTGATATAACATAACCTGGTTCAGCTGATGCCTTTTGCGCTGTAGTTTCCATTCCTTCAGGGTCACATTCTGCATCGACTGCAGATGGATCTAAGATTTTAGTGCATATAAACTGGCCTGCATTTAGTGGGGGCTGAATCTCTAAAAGACCAGCTACTTGGTCTATAAAGGGAATTACTATTTTCTGTGGAAACTGCTCTATGTAAGGTGGAACCTCTCCTTCAGTAACAGGCTCCTCCTCATCATTATTCATTGGCAGAACCTGAATGGTTGATGTAACTTCAATTTCATTGGGGGAAGGTGCAGCCTGCAATGGATCgtcaggaggaggtggtggggaaggtgGAGGTGGTGGTTCTTCCTGCAAGGGGATTGAGGGAGTGTGGTTTGTATCACTGGCTGATTGTTCAACCTGACTCCCTGAGGAACCTAGCTCTCTGGTCATGGAAGACTGACTCTGAGCACTGGACTCTGACCTAACTGAACCCTCAGCTGCTGGGACAACTGTGGCATCTTCAGCAGCCCCTTCTATTGGTACAGCTGTTGTGTCCTCTGAGCTCATAGACACTTCGGGAAGAGTCTGCACACTTGTTGCCACATCCTTCAGAGAATGAAGTGAATCACTGTTACCTAACAACTGAGCAGCAAGCTGGGCGGGATCAGCTGGGACATAAGCAAGGTCAGGTCCCTTAGGGGATGAAGGTTCAGGTCCCGTTGGGGATGATTCATTTTCTGTAAGTTCATTGTGAGTTGATGGGTATTGTGTTGTTTTGGCACTACAGTCAGGTACAGGTCCTTCAAGGAGCTGGTCCTCCTCAGTGTCAGTagatttttccttctgttttggtTCGTCGAAAAGTGGAGATGCCACATTTGCTTCTGGCGTAAACTTGTCTCTAGCCTCGGTTTTCTTCTCTGATAGTCTCTCAGCCAAGCCATCTACTAAGAAGAGCAAAATGAAAAGAAGTTAGCAAGTGTCTTCACTGACATGAAACACAAGAATTGTTATTGCCCTGGGGAATTCCTCATGCACAACCTGTCAGTACAACACTTCATTTAATCACTACACTGAATTTATCAAGCCCTTCTGGATCTGAGACAAAcaattttcttttactttcttgtgcatggatgaaaaataaaagcagcagaaaatgaaaaaaaattagtgaTAAACTATGACAAACTCTTTTCAACTACCTAGTGGTTAAATACCTACCACCccacagtacaaaaaaaaaaaaaaaaaaagtcagcaaaaAAGTTGAATCCTCTTTCCAATAGTAGATCAGTCCAGCTAATAAAAAAGTGCTTAGCAGTCAAATTACAATTTGCTTTGGCATATACCCAGTTTCTCAAAATTCTTTTGGATTCACACAAGTTCCTTTGGATGTACACATTGCATCAGCATCCATGTCTCCATCTGAAAACATTCTGTAAATCTGGTGTGCATGGCACTTATGAAGTGTGACGGTGATGGGTAGGAGGGACACAGTACTTGAGCAAGCTTTGGATGGCGTGATGGAGGGAGAGAAGATCCACAGAGGGGCTTCAAAGAATGAAAGAGCAGGAGCTCTTCAGTTTCCTACTCCAGGTCCTTCAGGCTCTACACTACGCTGCTTCCTTTCAGTTCTTAGCACAATGTACTCACAGAACACCAGCTCAAGTGTTCCTCTTACCCTCAGTCAGCAACGTTTTCAGAGCTCCTCTCCTTTGTATCCAACCCTGCTGTGAGAACCCAAAGACCTTACTGCTCTCAAGAATCTGTTACAGGCTTTGCAACACACTGCTGAGAGTAAAGGAATCCTTGGTTCCCACATTTTCTCCTCTGTCACTCCACAGTCCCTCTACACTAGCTGTTTAGTACTGCCCTCCCAGTGATTCAGACAGTTATGAAAGCTCCTCCTCAGtcctttctccagactaaaccaTGCCAGTTTTTCTGAGTTTGTCCTCCAAGACATATTTCCCATAGT harbors:
- the CABYR gene encoding calcium-binding tyrosine phosphorylation-regulated protein isoform X3; the protein is MYTVKPRLVVPYGLKTLLEGLTRAILKCNPSNIPEFAALYFRELIAFRGEHPNVDIIDLVREFHFAQVDGLAERLSEKKTEARDKFTPEANVASPLFDEPKQKEKSTDTEEDQLLEGPVPDCSAKTTQYPSTHNELTENESSPTGPEPSSPKGPDLAYVPADPAQLAAQLLGNSDSLHSLKDVATSVQTLPEVSMSSEDTTAVPIEGAAEDATVVPAAEGSVRSESSAQSQSSMTRELGSSGSQVEQSASDTNHTPSIPLQEEPPPPPSPPPPPDDPLQAAPSPNEIEVTSTIQVLPMNNDEEEPVTEGEVPPYIEQFPQKIVIPFIDQVAGLLEIQPPLNAGQFICTKILDPSAVDAECDPEGMETTAQKASAEPGYVISAMATSEAGQPPPYSNVWTLYCLTDLSQQGRKSPPPLPPVGTGAPYPQATLYISSGKEQQQVLQQQMTQGQQVSSPTYVMTEESKQGNAPPFILVGSTVQNAQDWKSIPGHAVLAQQDASVVRRFTTVPIPVARAADLKTVTPNPNPNSAQQPARPPTPVFLSVAIPLDDVMSAKRGSGDKQANPFAGSYGIAGEITFTSASVRRADS
- the CABYR gene encoding calcium-binding tyrosine phosphorylation-regulated protein isoform X4, whose translation is MRLAAVVMTSRSPPPTTRTRFGDCARDPYPLPGSCETVVGLQLLKMYTVKPRLVVPYGLKTLLEGLTRAILKCNPSNIPEFAALYFRELIAFRGEHPNVDIIDLVREFHFAQVDGLAERLSEKKTEARDKFTPEANVASPLFDEPKQKEKSTDTEEDQLLEGPVPDCSAKTTQYPSTHNELTENESSPTGPEPSSPKGPDLAYVPADPAQLAAQLLGNSDSLHSLKDVATSVQTLPEVSMSSEDTTAVPIEGAAEDATVVPAAEGSVRSESSAQSQSSMTRELGSSGSQVEQSASDTNHTPSIPLQEEPPPPPSPPPPPDDPLQAAPSPNEIEVTSTIQVLPMNNDEEEPVTEGEVPPYIEQFPQKIVIPFIDQVAGLLEIQPPLNAGQFICTKILDPSAVDAECDPEGMETTAQKASAEPGYVISVAIPLDDVMSAKRGSGDKQANPFAGSYGIAGEITFTSASVRRADS
- the CABYR gene encoding calcium-binding tyrosine phosphorylation-regulated protein isoform X1, which translates into the protein MRLAAVVMTSRSPPPTTRTRFGDCARDPYPLPGSCETVVGLQLLKMYTVKPRLVVPYGLKTLLEGLTRAILKCNPSNIPEFAALYFRELIAFRGEHPNVDIIDLVREFHFAQVDGLAERLSEKKTEARDKFTPEANVASPLFDEPKQKEKSTDTEEDQLLEGPVPDCSAKTTQYPSTHNELTENESSPTGPEPSSPKGPDLAYVPADPAQLAAQLLGNSDSLHSLKDVATSVQTLPEVSMSSEDTTAVPIEGAAEDATVVPAAEGSVRSESSAQSQSSMTRELGSSGSQVEQSASDTNHTPSIPLQEEPPPPPSPPPPPDDPLQAAPSPNEIEVTSTIQVLPMNNDEEEPVTEGEVPPYIEQFPQKIVIPFIDQVAGLLEIQPPLNAGQFICTKILDPSAVDAECDPEGMETTAQKASAEPGYVISAMATSEAGQPPPYSNVWTLYCLTDLSQQGRKSPPPLPPVGTGAPYPQATLYISSGKEQQQVLQQQMTQGQQVSSPTYVMTEESKQGNAPPFILVGSTVQNAQDWKSIPGHAVLAQQDASVVRRFTTVPIPVARAADLKTVTPNPNPNSAQQPARPPTPVFLSVAIPLDDVMSAKRGSGDKQANPFAGSYGIAGEITFTSASVRRADS
- the CABYR gene encoding calcium-binding tyrosine phosphorylation-regulated protein isoform X2, whose product is MRLAAVVMTSRSPPPTTRTRFGDCARDPYPLPGSCETVVGLQLLKMYTVKPRLVVPYGLKTLLEGLTRAILKCNPSNIPEFAALYFRELIAFRGEHPNVDIIDLVREFHFAQDGLAERLSEKKTEARDKFTPEANVASPLFDEPKQKEKSTDTEEDQLLEGPVPDCSAKTTQYPSTHNELTENESSPTGPEPSSPKGPDLAYVPADPAQLAAQLLGNSDSLHSLKDVATSVQTLPEVSMSSEDTTAVPIEGAAEDATVVPAAEGSVRSESSAQSQSSMTRELGSSGSQVEQSASDTNHTPSIPLQEEPPPPPSPPPPPDDPLQAAPSPNEIEVTSTIQVLPMNNDEEEPVTEGEVPPYIEQFPQKIVIPFIDQVAGLLEIQPPLNAGQFICTKILDPSAVDAECDPEGMETTAQKASAEPGYVISAMATSEAGQPPPYSNVWTLYCLTDLSQQGRKSPPPLPPVGTGAPYPQATLYISSGKEQQQVLQQQMTQGQQVSSPTYVMTEESKQGNAPPFILVGSTVQNAQDWKSIPGHAVLAQQDASVVRRFTTVPIPVARAADLKTVTPNPNPNSAQQPARPPTPVFLSVAIPLDDVMSAKRGSGDKQANPFAGSYGIAGEITFTSASVRRADS